A stretch of Henckelia pumila isolate YLH828 chromosome 4, ASM3356847v2, whole genome shotgun sequence DNA encodes these proteins:
- the LOC140863431 gene encoding lycopene beta cyclase, chloroplastic/chromoplastic gives MDTLLKTHNKLDFLQPIHGFTEKFSAYTSLKPQKLETKFVSKKSSVKFGKSFCVKASSSALLELVPETKKENLDFELPMYEHSKGLVVDLAVVGGGPAGLAVAQQVSEAGLSVCSIDPFPKMIWPNNYGVWVDEFEAMDLLDCLDTTWSGAVVHINDETRKDLDRPYGRVNRKQLKSKMMQRCILNGVKFHQAKVVKVIHEESKSLLICNDGVTIQAAVVLDATGFSRSLVQYDKPYNPGYQVAYGILAEVEEHPFDINKMVFMDWRDSHLNNNKELKERNRKIPTFLYAMPFSSKRIFLEETSLVARPGVPMKDIQERMVARLNHLGIKVTSIEEDEHCVIPMGGPLPVLPQRVVGIGGTAGMVHPSTGYMVARTLAAAPVVANAIVRYLKSDRNLLGNELSAEVWKDLWPIDRRRQREFFCFGMDILLKLDLHATRRFFSAFFDLEPRYWHGFLSSRLFLPELVLFGLSLFTHASNSSRIEIMAKGTVPLVNMINNLVQDKD, from the coding sequence atgGATACTTTACTAAAGACTCACAACAAGCTTGACTTTCTTCAACCGATTCATGGGTTCACGGAGAAATTTAGTGCCTACACATCTTTGAAACCTCAGAAACTGGAAACTAAGTTTGTTTCCAAGAAATCCAGTGTGAAATTCGGCAAAAGTTTTTGTGTGAAAGCCAGTTCTAGTGCCCTTTTGGAGCTTGTGCCTGAGACCAAGAAggaaaatcttgattttgaacTTCCCATGTATGAACATTCGAAAGGCCTAGTGGTGGATCTGGCAGTTGTAGGTGGAGGTCCAGCAGGACTCGCGGTGGCGCAGCAAGTTTCGGAGGCAGGCCTGTCGGTTTGCTCAATCGATCCTTTTCCCAAAATGATTTGGCCTAATAATTATGGTGTTTGGGTGGATGAATTCGAGGCCATGGATTTGTTGGATTGCCTCGACACGACGTGGTCTGGTGCTGTTGTGCACATTAACGACGAGACCCGCAAAGATCTTGATCGGCCTTATGGAAGGGTTAACAGGAAACAGCTGAAATCGAAAATGATGCAGAGATGCATTTTAAATGGTGTTAagtttcatcaagctaaggttGTGAAAGTAATCCACGAGGAATCGAAATCATTGTTGATATGCAATGATGGTGTTACTATTCAGGCTGCAGTGGTTCTAGATGCGACTGGTTTTTCCCGGTCCCTAGTCCAGTATGACAAACCATACAACCCTGGCTATCAAGTAGCTTATGGGATTTTGGCAGAAGTGGAAgaacatccatttgatataaATAAGATGGTTTTCATGGATTGGCGAGACTCACAtctcaacaataataaagagtTGAAGGAAAGGAATAGAAAGATTCCTACATTTCTTTATGCCATGCCCTTTTCTTCAAAAAGAATATTCCTGGAAGAAACGTCGCTTGTTGCTCGTCCTGGAGTACCAATGAAGGATATTCAAGAACGCATGGTGGCTAGATTAAACCATTTAGGTATAAAAGTGACTAGCATCGAAGAGGATGAACATTGTGTGATTCCGATGGGAGGCCCCCTTCCGGTTTTACCTCAGAGAGTTGTAGGCATTGGTGGCACAGCCGGGATGGTGCACCCTTCAACTGGCTACATGGTAGCAAGAACTCTAGCGGCTGCTCCAGTCGTTGCCAATGCCATCGTTCGCTATCTCAAATCAGATCGAAACCTTCTTGGTAATGAATTATCTGCGGAGGTTTGGAAAGATTTGTGGCCGATAGACAGGAGACGCCAAAGGGAATTCTTTTGTTTCGGTATGGATATTTTGCTGAAGCTTGATTTGCATGCCACCAGAAGGTTTTTCAGCGCCTTTTTCGACTTGGAACCACGTTACTGGCACGGATTCTTGTCGTCCCGCTTGTTTCTTCCAGAACTAGTACTCTTTGGTTTATCCCTTTTCACACATGCCTCGAATTCTTCTAGGATAGAGATTATGGCCAAGGGCACTGTTCCTCTGGTAAATATGATCAACAACTTGGTACAGGATAAAGATTGA
- the LOC140865836 gene encoding DNA-directed RNA polymerase V subunit 5A: MEIDAEEKLGNCLSSFVDNGSTESHRYYLARRTLLEMLRDRGYAVPNSEIEVSLQEFRDRHGQTPDVDTLRISALHRDDPSLKTLVLFCAPNVVKVNVIRAIVAEIISRDKLSRLILVVQNKITSQALKAVDLISCKVEIFQILNLLVNITKHELKPKHQLLTDEEKESLLQKYSIEEKQLPRILQTDAIARYYGLEKGQVVKVTYNGELTQLHSTYRCVW, from the exons ATGGAAATCGATGCTGAAGAGAAATTGGGGAATTGCCTCAGCAGTTTCGTCGATAATGGCAGTACCGAGAGCCACAGATACTATTTGGCGCGCCGAACGCTGCTGGAAATGCTTAGAGACCGTGGCTATGCAGTGCCCAATTCTGAGATCGAGGTGTCTCTTCAAGAATTTCGGGATAGGCATGGGCAGACGCCTGATGTTGATACATTGAGGATTTCTGCTCTCCACCGGGATGACCCTTCTCTAAAG ACTCTGGTTCTATTCTGTGCTCCAAACGTAGTTAAAGTCAACGTCATCCGTGCCATTGTAGCTGAGATTATTAGCAGAGACAAGTTGAGTCGGCTGATCTTGGTAGTGCAGAATAAAATAACAAGCCAGGCCTTGAAAGCTGTGGACCTCATTTCATGCAAAGTCGAAATTTTCCAG ATCTTGAACTTGCTTGTTAACATAACCAAACATGAACTAAAGCCAAAACATCAACTGCTGACTGATGAAGAGAAAGAAAGTCTACTACAGAAGTACAGCATAGAAGAAAAACAG CTTCCACGGATATTACAGACTGATGCAATAGCTCGCTACTATGGGTTGGAGAAAGGGCAGGTCGTCAAGGTTACTTACAACGGTGAACTTACGCAGTTACATTCAACATATCGCTGCGTTTGGTGA
- the LOC140866396 gene encoding uncharacterized protein At5g39865-like produces MGCSASCPANFVAQHRDPSAKCSSSSHCNPELSSPAGAFSDPFVNPVPRTLSVAAPLIYHPPVRKGDSNHFVSLTSTTYGSLVLPNPSFKLDRTVQTKGANDLGGSEDPLSPVSVINTWELMKGLDEDEFSFHMVESPKKPCKREFDSIEFFEQPKSKPLWKYLSEESFLAKMESNVASSYRKALLGRQQGCISKPKKVEFLVSHVRKDSCPLLGSEDRIVLYYTSLRGIRKTYEDCCMVRVILRGYRVRVDERDVSMDRSYRNELKDALGGEGVSLPQVFVKGKHIGGVEEIKQLNESGELANILEGFSGMDSGFVCKICGDVRFVPCRNCCGSRKVYDEDGGELRSCPECNENGLIRCSLCCT; encoded by the coding sequence ATGGGCTGTTCGGCTTCTTGCCCTGCTAACTTTGTGGCTCAGCACAGGGATCCCTCTGCCAAATGTTCATCTTCTTCACATTGTAATCCGGAGTTGTCGTCTCCTGCTGGCGCATTTTCGGACCCTTTTGTTAATCCGGTGCCAAGAACTCTCTCTGTTGCGGCCCCTTTGATTTACCATCCACCTGTGAGGAAAGGGGACTCCAATCACTTTGTCTCCCTCACCTCCACTACCTATGGTTCTCTCGTGCTCCCAAATCCTAGTTTCAAACTTGATCGgacagtccagacaaaaggggCCAACGATCTTGGCGGGTCCGAGGACCCTTTATCCCCAGTCTCGGTTATCAACACTTGGGAGCTCATGAAAGGGCTTGATGAGGATGAGTTCAGTTTTCACATGGTCGAATCTCCCAAGAAGCCTTGTAAAAGAGAATTTGACTCTATTGAGTTCTTTGAGCAGCCAAAGTCTAAGCCTTTGTGGAAGTATCTCTCCGAGGAGTCATTTCTAGCCAAAATGGAGTCTAATGTGGCATCGAGTTATCGCAAGGCATTGTTAGGTAGACAACAAGGATGCATTTCTAAGCCTAAAAAAGTCGAGTTCTTGGTGTCTCATGTTAGGAAGGATTCTTGCCCCTTGTTGGGTTCTGAAGATAGGATTGTGTTGTATTACACTAGCTTGAGGGGCATCAGAAAGACTTACGAGGATTGCTGCATGGTTCGGGTGATCTTGAGGGGATATCGAGTGCGAGTGGACGAGCGAGACGTGTCGATGGATCGGTCGTATAGGAATGAGTTGAAGGATGCATTAGGAGGGGAGGGGGTGAGCTTGCCACAGGTTTTTGTCAAGGGGAAGCACATTGGTGGTGTGGAGGAGATTAAGCAACTCAACGAGTCAGGGGAGTTGGCGAACATTTTGGAAGGCTTTTCGGGTATGGATTCGGGTTTCGTGTGCAAGATTTGTGGGGATGTGAGGTTTGTTCCTTGCCGGAATTGCTGCGGTAGCCGGAAGGTTTACGACGAGGATGGCGGGGAATTGAGGAGTTGCCCGGAGTGCAACGAGAATGGGTTGATTCGATGCTCGCTTTGTTGCACTTGA